From a region of the Roseivirga sp. 4D4 genome:
- a CDS encoding DUF6768 family protein — MNKSDKEIDDLIHQALSKEEAAYFDEMGEQNIPGQILSLFKGRNKWMNVLMVFMNLVIFAVAIYTFTNMLNAEVMMEKVEWMFYSLIGFMAMMMMKLWSWNQMDKNALMREIKRLEYQVSLLKGKE; from the coding sequence ATGAATAAATCAGACAAAGAGATTGACGATTTGATACATCAGGCACTTTCTAAAGAGGAAGCCGCATACTTCGATGAAATGGGAGAACAGAATATCCCTGGTCAAATATTGAGTCTTTTTAAAGGACGAAACAAATGGATGAACGTGCTGATGGTCTTTATGAATCTGGTGATTTTTGCTGTGGCCATCTATACGTTTACTAATATGCTGAATGCTGAAGTTATGATGGAGAAAGTCGAGTGGATGTTTTACTCGCTCATCGGTTTTATGGCAATGATGATGATGAAACTTTGGAGTTGGAACCAAATGGATAAAAATGCCCTTATGCGTGAAATTAAGAGACTTGAATATCAAGTGTCCCTGCTTAAAGGAAAAGAGTAA
- a CDS encoding helix-turn-helix domain-containing protein, translating to MIAKFIPEPDKVYFVKRNSLFHILEGSGSIQVDFKNYTDWKDKLIYLEKGQYIKFLSTNFVIRKIEFEDEQLFQDKEVRVLFKHLVSLGYINFQECQDCQRYLSNTVFNKENASIIDVSSKQWFWQNPFQASKEEYHIIFDIKEVIDQEFQNHLTHNDVADLININGNVAQELVKDKVGFSIKKLLSNKLLLESKKELAFTEKNVQEVAYDMGFKDPSYFNRIFKKVTGQNPKDFREIYGLQRDLFVQDLLSIIKTYHQDKQTLDFYADKMHMSVKGLSKKVRSKMNASLGQLIRQEMILTAQKMLAESESISEISRQLRFEEPNHFSSFFKRYTGLSPTEFKMKVTSYS from the coding sequence TTGATAGCCAAGTTCATCCCCGAACCGGACAAAGTTTACTTTGTAAAAAGAAACTCCTTATTCCATATTTTGGAGGGGAGTGGGAGTATCCAAGTCGATTTCAAAAACTATACAGACTGGAAGGACAAGCTTATCTATCTTGAAAAGGGGCAGTACATCAAATTTCTTTCTACCAATTTTGTAATCCGGAAGATAGAATTCGAAGATGAGCAGCTGTTTCAGGACAAAGAAGTCAGGGTGCTCTTTAAACATCTCGTGTCCTTAGGCTATATCAATTTTCAGGAATGTCAAGATTGCCAGCGGTATCTGTCGAATACTGTATTCAACAAAGAAAACGCCAGCATAATAGATGTCTCCTCCAAGCAATGGTTTTGGCAAAACCCATTTCAGGCCAGTAAAGAAGAGTACCACATTATTTTTGATATCAAGGAAGTAATAGATCAGGAGTTCCAAAATCACTTGACGCATAATGACGTAGCCGACCTTATTAACATCAATGGAAACGTTGCTCAGGAACTCGTCAAAGACAAGGTCGGCTTTTCCATAAAAAAGTTACTGTCCAATAAACTCTTGTTGGAAAGTAAAAAAGAGTTGGCCTTTACAGAGAAGAATGTTCAGGAGGTTGCTTATGATATGGGCTTTAAAGATCCCTCTTACTTTAATCGAATCTTCAAAAAAGTAACCGGGCAAAACCCGAAGGACTTCAGAGAGATCTATGGTCTCCAACGTGATTTATTCGTACAGGACTTACTAAGCATCATTAAAACATATCATCAGGATAAGCAGACATTAGACTTCTATGCAGACAAAATGCATATGTCGGTTAAGGGCCTTTCAAAAAAAGTGAGATCCAAAATGAATGCCTCATTGGGTCAGTTAATCCGTCAAGAGATGATTTTAACGGCTCAAAAGATGCTGGCCGAATCGGAATCCATCTCTGAAATATCTCGTCAATTGCGATTTGAAGAGCCCAATCATTTTTCTAGTTTTTTTAAAAGATATACTGGACTCTCGCCAACGGAGTTCAAAATGAAAGTCACATCATATTCCTAA
- a CDS encoding YHS domain-containing (seleno)protein, which translates to MKNSIKIFTVLFLLLGGTAIQAQDKKANNIDNSNIALQGYSPVSYLDLGLAQRGNKAYKSTYKKINYYFTSAEQKATFDKNPSKYLPQYGGFCAFGTYAGAKFRVDPNKFIVKDGKYFLYLNDVELDAKGLWLNEKNHKKLVAKANDNWSKLKSTYN; encoded by the coding sequence ATGAAAAATTCAATTAAAATTTTCACCGTCCTGTTTTTACTACTAGGTGGTACAGCAATACAGGCACAAGACAAAAAGGCCAACAATATTGACAACAGTAATATTGCCCTTCAGGGATACAGTCCTGTTTCTTATCTAGATCTTGGACTTGCTCAAAGAGGTAACAAGGCGTATAAGTCGACCTATAAAAAGATCAATTACTACTTTACCTCTGCGGAGCAAAAAGCAACCTTTGACAAGAACCCGTCAAAATACCTTCCTCAGTATGGTGGGTTTTGTGCTTTTGGAACTTATGCAGGGGCCAAGTTCAGAGTGGATCCGAATAAATTTATTGTCAAAGACGGGAAGTACTTTCTTTACCTAAATGATGTAGAGCTTGATGCCAAGGGATTATGGCTCAATGAGAAAAACCATAAGAAACTAGTAGCCAAGGCGAACGACAATTGGAGCAAGCTAAAGTCTACTTATAACTAG
- a CDS encoding HAD family hydrolase, with protein MALDTTKIDTIVFDLGGVILDLNTERTYQAFAGLGDLSLDDVKQLAHQDFFKQYEVGEIDDPTFRAHLREELEFKGPEDILDEAWNAMLGPIAKSKFELLDQLAEEFRLYLMSNTNAIHMKRILRIADHFSPQKGFYNYFDKVFLSNEVGERKPNAGFYEHLMEDAALSPSKTLFIDDLEENITTAKRLGWQGHHLKAHESIEELLKDRP; from the coding sequence ATGGCCTTAGATACCACGAAAATTGATACTATAGTTTTTGACCTTGGAGGCGTAATCCTGGACCTCAATACGGAAAGAACTTACCAGGCTTTTGCGGGCCTTGGCGATTTGAGTTTGGATGATGTAAAACAGCTGGCGCATCAGGACTTTTTTAAACAATATGAGGTGGGTGAGATTGACGATCCTACTTTTAGGGCTCACCTCAGAGAAGAACTTGAATTCAAAGGACCAGAGGACATCTTGGATGAGGCTTGGAATGCCATGTTGGGTCCAATTGCCAAAAGCAAGTTTGAATTATTGGATCAGCTTGCTGAGGAATTCAGACTCTATTTAATGAGCAATACGAATGCGATTCATATGAAGAGGATCTTACGCATTGCCGATCATTTTTCCCCACAGAAGGGTTTTTATAACTATTTTGATAAGGTGTTTCTTTCAAATGAAGTAGGTGAGCGTAAACCCAATGCAGGGTTTTATGAGCATCTCATGGAAGATGCAGCCCTGTCCCCAAGTAAGACTTTGTTTATTGATGACTTGGAAGAAAATATAACCACAGCAAAGCGCTTAGGCTGGCAAGGACATCATCTGAAAGCGCATGAATCCATTGAAGAATTGCTGAAGGATAGACCATGA
- the mtnA gene encoding S-methyl-5-thioribose-1-phosphate isomerase has product MRIEGKHYHTIWVKEGSRDTIQVIDQRVLPHQFVVHEIRSASEAATAISDMIVRGAPLIGVTAAYGLYLACLADSSDKALSEAASLLKASRPTAVNLAWAVDLVMDELLSLPINERAEAALKAAEKIKADDIEICRQIGKHGLEIIRELYEKEQRTINILTHCNAGWLATVDWGTATSPIYQAMQEGIPVHVWVDETRPRNQGANLTAFELLQEEIPHKLIVDNTGGHLMQHGMVDMVIVGTDRTTAHGDVANKIGTYLKALAAHDNQIPFYVALPSSTIDWDLKDGVKEIPIEQRSGEEVTSIWGWSKGEMTQVKLSPKGTPAANYGFDVTPARLITGLITDRGVCEASKEGLLRLYPERLSTDG; this is encoded by the coding sequence ATGAGGATTGAAGGGAAACATTATCACACCATCTGGGTGAAGGAAGGGAGCAGAGATACTATCCAAGTGATTGATCAGCGCGTGCTGCCTCATCAGTTTGTAGTTCACGAGATTCGTAGTGCATCTGAAGCCGCTACGGCCATATCAGATATGATTGTCCGAGGTGCACCTCTGATCGGTGTAACTGCTGCCTATGGTCTGTACCTAGCTTGTTTGGCCGATTCATCTGACAAGGCCTTATCTGAAGCAGCATCTTTGTTAAAAGCTTCTAGACCTACTGCTGTAAATTTAGCCTGGGCGGTTGATTTGGTGATGGATGAACTATTGAGTTTGCCAATCAATGAAAGGGCAGAGGCGGCATTAAAAGCAGCCGAAAAGATCAAGGCAGATGATATTGAAATCTGTCGTCAGATAGGTAAGCATGGTTTGGAGATTATTAGGGAACTGTATGAGAAAGAGCAGCGCACCATCAATATCTTGACTCACTGCAACGCTGGTTGGCTGGCCACGGTAGATTGGGGTACCGCCACATCGCCCATATATCAAGCCATGCAAGAGGGGATTCCAGTACATGTTTGGGTAGATGAAACAAGACCAAGAAATCAGGGTGCTAATCTTACTGCATTTGAATTATTGCAGGAGGAAATTCCACATAAGCTAATCGTAGATAATACCGGAGGCCATTTGATGCAACATGGTATGGTGGATATGGTGATTGTAGGGACGGATAGGACCACTGCACATGGAGATGTGGCCAATAAGATAGGTACTTACCTGAAAGCCCTCGCTGCACATGATAATCAGATTCCTTTTTATGTTGCCCTGCCATCATCAACCATAGATTGGGATCTAAAGGATGGCGTCAAAGAAATTCCAATCGAACAAAGGAGTGGGGAAGAGGTGACTTCTATTTGGGGTTGGTCCAAAGGGGAGATGACTCAGGTAAAACTAAGCCCTAAAGGAACTCCAGCGGCCAACTACGGTTTTGATGTAACCCCGGCCCGATTAATCACCGGATTGATCACAGACAGAGGAGTATGCGAAGCCTCCAAAGAAGGTTTGTTGAGACTATACCCTGAGAGATTGAGTACTGATGGATGA
- a CDS encoding class II aldolase/adducin family protein yields MDDGVIKFSLEWREGEAPNCEGLGDLIHWRDRMYDLGLIGHDHKYDVGFGNISMLSRKDQFIISGTQTGHIPKLGPEYYTEVIDYNIAENRLTCMGPVKASSESLTHAAIYEANAEIRAVIHIHHDQQWESWLNKIPTTDENVPYGTPEMAYEIHRLFNENRSMNVLAMAGHQGGLIAFGKNLEEAARPFLEVFA; encoded by the coding sequence ATGGATGATGGCGTAATCAAATTTAGCCTTGAATGGCGGGAGGGAGAGGCTCCCAATTGCGAGGGGCTAGGTGACCTGATCCATTGGCGTGATCGCATGTATGATTTAGGCCTTATCGGGCATGATCATAAGTATGATGTTGGCTTTGGGAACATCAGTATGCTCTCAAGAAAGGATCAGTTCATTATTTCAGGCACACAAACAGGCCATATTCCTAAGCTGGGTCCAGAATACTACACAGAAGTGATTGATTACAACATAGCGGAAAACAGATTGACTTGTATGGGGCCTGTTAAAGCATCCTCAGAATCATTAACCCATGCAGCTATCTATGAGGCAAATGCTGAGATAAGGGCAGTGATCCATATTCATCATGATCAGCAATGGGAGTCTTGGCTCAATAAGATCCCAACGACAGACGAAAATGTACCCTATGGTACTCCAGAAATGGCCTATGAAATTCACCGATTGTTCAATGAAAATCGATCAATGAATGTGCTGGCGATGGCGGGCCATCAAGGTGGACTTATTGCCTTTGGAAAAAACTTGGAAGAGGCAGCTCGCCCTTTTCTAGAGGTGTTTGCCTAA
- a CDS encoding rhodanese-like domain-containing protein yields the protein MQEITVQELKQREANNDDLNIIDVREQWEFEEDNIGAQLLPLGDLPHRISEIAHLKDQEIIVHCRSGARSAKAQKYLTSQGFSNVINLAGGILAYREA from the coding sequence ATGCAGGAAATTACAGTTCAAGAATTAAAACAAAGAGAAGCAAACAATGATGACCTAAACATCATTGACGTTCGCGAACAATGGGAATTTGAAGAAGACAATATTGGAGCACAACTATTGCCTCTCGGGGATTTACCTCATAGAATCTCAGAAATAGCGCACTTGAAAGACCAAGAGATCATTGTCCATTGTAGAAGTGGCGCACGATCGGCCAAGGCTCAGAAATATTTGACTTCGCAAGGCTTTAGTAATGTGATCAACCTGGCTGGAGGTATTCTGGCCTACAGGGAAGCTTAG
- a CDS encoding T9SS type A sorting domain-containing protein produces the protein MEMSRLKKRKKEKRTAAINLKLKAIILSLFFVSLSAIGQIVERPLPNKIKSSNSPRFSSNQSNQVLATVNIPFWDDFSTSSIIPSVERWSNSDNVRISNGLGRNAPTLNVAVFDGVDVNGAPYDANSLINGATDSLVSQLIDLSLLGPDQVDSVYLSFFWQLNGNGEIPDSEDSLVLQFKDPTGQWQNVWSQVGGTENESIDFTQQLVQVTSNYFFDSFQFRFQSFSRLAGAFDTWLVDYVYLNDSRHANDIAYPDRALTRKPSFLTAPYSAMPTEQFFANPGRYLVETSAEFFNLNEFFQPIQFSTVVRETSGDTQIEILNNETIANPIPDAFERRIFTSPVLNANLLDANADSLLLETSYFIRSGDNFLIEAINPGIDTTFNQSVDYRLNDSVRVTTVIDDYLAYDDGDPDFAAGINQRGGQIAYAFFAEQRALLTHIDINFPFTQQAGEPIELLVWSELDNEPESVLFQDSYSVIRPASIGDLRAYELDTPVFVQDTFYIGFQQATNEFLAVGLDKNNDTGDKLFFNVSGEWRPNEFVTGSLMMRPRFDKEVAANFVPINQARAEAPSVYPNPSDGQIFIADSEIESLKIYDNWGNESLFEVLEATGGIIIDLSKNKKGIYLLKFSKSGDVFTKRIILNN, from the coding sequence ATGGAGATGAGCCGCCTGAAGAAGAGGAAGAAGGAAAAGAGGACAGCGGCAATTAATTTGAAGCTCAAGGCGATCATATTATCACTCTTCTTTGTTAGCCTTTCTGCGATAGGCCAAATCGTGGAAAGACCTTTGCCTAATAAAATTAAGTCGAGTAATTCGCCAAGGTTTTCAAGCAATCAGTCCAATCAAGTTCTTGCAACCGTCAACATACCTTTTTGGGATGACTTCTCGACTAGCAGCATAATTCCCTCTGTTGAGCGATGGTCTAACTCTGATAACGTCAGAATCAGTAATGGTTTAGGTCGAAACGCTCCTACGCTTAATGTCGCTGTATTCGATGGAGTTGATGTAAATGGTGCACCTTATGATGCGAATAGCCTGATCAATGGTGCTACCGATAGCCTTGTTTCTCAATTGATAGATTTGTCCCTTTTAGGTCCCGATCAAGTTGACTCTGTTTATTTGAGTTTCTTCTGGCAGCTTAATGGTAACGGAGAAATACCCGATTCAGAAGACTCTTTGGTACTACAATTCAAAGATCCTACGGGTCAATGGCAAAACGTGTGGTCCCAAGTCGGTGGTACAGAAAATGAGTCCATTGATTTCACACAACAACTGGTTCAGGTAACATCGAATTACTTCTTCGATAGTTTTCAATTCCGTTTCCAGTCTTTTTCAAGATTGGCCGGGGCTTTTGACACATGGCTGGTCGATTATGTATACCTGAACGACTCAAGGCATGCGAATGATATTGCCTATCCCGATAGAGCGCTGACTCGAAAACCGTCATTCCTTACGGCTCCATATTCCGCCATGCCCACTGAACAGTTCTTTGCCAACCCAGGACGATATTTGGTCGAAACCAGCGCTGAGTTTTTCAACTTGAATGAGTTTTTTCAGCCTATTCAGTTCAGCACGGTTGTAAGGGAAACCTCAGGAGATACGCAAATTGAGATTCTTAATAACGAAACCATTGCAAACCCTATTCCTGATGCTTTTGAGCGAAGGATATTTACTTCACCTGTGCTAAATGCCAACCTACTAGATGCGAATGCAGATTCACTTCTTTTAGAGACAAGTTACTTCATTAGGTCGGGGGATAACTTCTTAATTGAAGCCATTAACCCAGGGATTGACACAACATTCAACCAGTCAGTTGACTATCGCTTGAATGACTCCGTTAGGGTTACAACCGTCATTGATGACTATCTGGCTTATGATGATGGCGATCCCGATTTCGCGGCTGGCATTAACCAGCGAGGCGGTCAAATTGCCTACGCATTCTTTGCTGAGCAAAGGGCGCTCTTGACTCATATCGATATCAATTTCCCATTTACACAACAAGCAGGTGAACCCATAGAGCTCTTGGTTTGGAGTGAATTGGATAATGAACCTGAGTCAGTCTTATTCCAAGACTCATATAGCGTAATCCGACCTGCAAGTATTGGCGATCTCAGGGCTTACGAATTAGACACCCCGGTTTTTGTTCAGGACACTTTCTATATCGGTTTTCAGCAAGCCACTAATGAGTTTTTGGCCGTAGGCCTAGACAAAAACAACGACACCGGGGACAAGCTCTTCTTCAATGTCAGTGGCGAATGGAGACCTAATGAGTTTGTGACGGGTAGCCTCATGATGCGACCTCGTTTTGACAAGGAAGTAGCGGCCAATTTTGTCCCAATTAATCAGGCACGAGCAGAGGCTCCTAGCGTTTACCCTAACCCTAGTGATGGCCAAATCTTCATTGCAGATTCAGAGATTGAGTCACTCAAAATTTATGATAACTGGGGCAATGAGAGTTTGTTTGAGGTGCTAGAGGCCACCGGAGGTATAATTATCGATCTGAGTAAGAACAAAAAAGGAATATATTTGCTCAAATTCTCCAAATCAGGAGATGTATTCACAAAAAGGATTATTCTAAACAACTGA
- a CDS encoding PASTA domain-containing protein: MSNKPFTIIRFLKNIGIMVGISVVLVLFFFYIYLPASTNHNETITVPDLVGTPFESIDEFLTNRNLRYEVEVDSGYSENFDPEVILSQNPKGGAKVKEDRKIYLTLNANVPPQVRMPNLINTDLLNAEDILTSNGLKRGEITYVPDLRENAVIKQELEGEEIEPGTMLFKGSVVDLVIGNGIGVETFPIPDFLGKTLEEAKFQIEAAELRLDIVNYIKNDTVPLNTIYKQLPPLGTVVRKNRIIELWINGDEPPEEEEEGKEDSGN, translated from the coding sequence ATGAGCAATAAGCCTTTTACCATTATTCGTTTCTTGAAGAACATTGGTATCATGGTAGGTATTTCGGTGGTCTTAGTACTATTCTTTTTTTACATATACCTTCCAGCCAGTACAAACCACAATGAAACTATCACAGTACCAGATCTTGTGGGTACTCCTTTTGAAAGTATCGATGAGTTTCTGACGAATAGAAATCTTCGATATGAGGTAGAAGTTGACTCTGGCTATTCGGAAAACTTTGACCCAGAAGTTATTCTAAGTCAGAACCCAAAAGGTGGTGCAAAGGTGAAGGAAGATCGAAAAATCTACTTGACACTGAATGCCAATGTCCCTCCCCAGGTAAGAATGCCTAACCTGATCAATACGGACTTGTTGAATGCTGAGGATATTTTGACCAGCAATGGACTCAAACGAGGTGAGATCACTTATGTACCCGATCTGCGTGAAAATGCGGTAATCAAACAGGAATTAGAAGGTGAAGAAATTGAGCCTGGCACGATGCTTTTCAAAGGGTCTGTCGTTGATCTTGTCATCGGGAATGGTATTGGAGTCGAAACTTTCCCTATTCCCGATTTTCTAGGAAAGACACTGGAAGAGGCAAAATTTCAGATTGAGGCAGCAGAATTACGCTTGGACATCGTTAACTACATTAAAAACGATACCGTACCACTAAATACCATCTACAAACAGCTACCTCCTTTAGGCACTGTGGTTAGAAAGAACCGCATCATTGAACTTTGGATCAATGGAGATGAGCCGCCTGAAGAAGAGGAAGAAGGAAAAGAGGACAGCGGCAATTAA
- a CDS encoding NifU family protein: MLDRVEAALEKIRPFLIADGGNVKVLEITDDLIVKLELEGACGTCPMSPMTMKAGVEEALKRDVPEIKGVEAINVAEV; this comes from the coding sequence ATGTTGGATAGAGTTGAGGCAGCCTTAGAAAAAATTAGGCCATTTCTGATTGCCGATGGTGGCAACGTAAAGGTATTGGAGATTACCGATGATTTAATCGTGAAACTAGAATTGGAAGGAGCATGTGGAACTTGCCCTATGTCACCCATGACCATGAAGGCAGGTGTAGAAGAAGCTCTGAAGCGAGACGTTCCAGAAATAAAGGGCGTTGAAGCGATCAACGTTGCCGAAGTTTAA
- a CDS encoding Mrp/NBP35 family ATP-binding protein: MELTKESVLNALRHVDDPDIKKDLVTLNMIRDVVVDGNKLSFTVVLTTPACPLKEVIKNNCLDAISEHISPDVEVEIEMTSDVTTTRDNTPLLPGVKNIIAVASGKGGVGKSTVTANLAVALARQGAKVGIIDADIFGPSMPTMFNCEHEQPGIRKEGEKNLIIPIEQYGVKLISIGFLTPAENAVVWRGPMASSALKQFIGDTEWGELDYLLIDLPPGTSDIHLTMVQTVPVTGAVLVTTPQKVALADAQKGLNMFLQPQINVPVLGVIENMAYFTPEELPDNKYYIFGRDGGKKLAEKHEVPFLGEIPLVQGIREGGDIGYPAIMQEGKTADAFVGIAETVAQQVAIRNAQKAETKKVELKV; this comes from the coding sequence ATGGAGTTGACTAAGGAGAGTGTTTTAAATGCCCTACGCCATGTAGATGATCCGGACATAAAAAAGGATCTGGTAACACTGAATATGATTCGTGATGTAGTGGTTGATGGCAACAAGCTGTCATTTACTGTGGTATTGACAACACCCGCCTGTCCACTAAAGGAAGTCATCAAGAATAACTGTCTTGATGCCATTAGTGAGCATATAAGCCCTGACGTTGAGGTAGAAATAGAAATGACCTCAGACGTAACTACTACACGTGATAATACGCCCTTGCTACCAGGGGTTAAAAACATTATTGCAGTAGCCTCCGGAAAAGGTGGAGTCGGCAAGTCAACCGTAACGGCTAACCTGGCAGTGGCATTGGCGCGTCAAGGTGCAAAAGTCGGGATCATCGATGCCGATATCTTCGGACCTTCTATGCCTACCATGTTCAATTGTGAGCATGAGCAACCGGGCATTAGAAAGGAAGGCGAGAAAAACCTGATCATTCCTATCGAGCAATATGGAGTAAAACTGATTTCTATTGGTTTCCTCACCCCTGCCGAAAATGCTGTGGTTTGGAGGGGCCCAATGGCCAGTAGTGCATTGAAACAATTTATTGGGGATACCGAATGGGGAGAACTTGACTATTTATTGATCGATCTGCCTCCAGGCACTAGTGATATTCACCTGACTATGGTACAAACCGTACCTGTGACCGGTGCAGTACTCGTTACCACTCCTCAAAAAGTAGCCCTTGCTGATGCTCAAAAAGGGCTGAATATGTTCCTACAACCTCAGATCAACGTTCCTGTGCTTGGGGTCATAGAAAATATGGCTTACTTTACACCTGAAGAACTACCTGATAACAAATACTATATCTTTGGTAGAGACGGAGGAAAGAAACTTGCTGAGAAACATGAGGTTCCTTTCCTAGGTGAAATCCCTCTGGTTCAAGGCATTAGAGAAGGTGGCGATATCGGATATCCTGCCATTATGCAAGAAGGTAAAACGGCAGATGCCTTTGTAGGTATTGCCGAAACTGTGGCGCAACAAGTAGCCATTCGAAATGCTCAAAAGGCAGAAACGAAAAAGGTTGAATTAAAAGTTTAA
- the dnaG gene encoding DNA primase: MAISDATIQDIKNRIDIVDVIGDFVTLKKVGGNYRALSPFTNEKTPSFYVSPSKEIYKCFSSGKGGDAISFVMEVEGISYIEALKYLAGKYGIEIQEEALTDEQIEAQNERESLFIVLNFASEYFQDLLHKSDEGKSIGLSYFKERGFTEAIIKKFDLGYSLDVWDGLLKAAKERGHTEAMLEKAGLILTSEKEQKKYDRFRGRVIFPIHNVAGKVIAFGARTLRKDKKTPKYLNSPETEVYHKSNIVYGIHQARQAIRNADECFLVEGYTDVISLHQSGVENVVSSSGTSLTKEQITLISRYTKKITVLYDGDSAGIKASFRGIDMILENDLDVKAVVFPEGEDPDSFSRSMSSEAFRQYLEDNAQDFITFKTNVLTDGGKQIDPVKKVEVIRDVIESISLIPDGIKRSVYIRSCADQLEIEEQVLISELNKILIQKQRKERQSRDRAEAQAVDLLPEPEVASPKQAIKLTSYHVERECLRLLVNYGNEPYDEEMSVAEFVLHETESVNFEDKMIEKTFIHAANLVSEGKKIEPDQFIGPQDPAMSQLVIDLLEMKYFVSEGWQEKHRITIIHESEDLAEASYKIVLRLKWKKLNSLIQQNDDALKKAQDTENIAEQDELLKMKMHLKAMFDEVSTELGVVISR, from the coding sequence ATGGCAATCAGTGACGCTACCATCCAAGACATCAAGAATCGCATCGATATAGTCGATGTTATTGGTGATTTTGTCACCCTCAAAAAAGTGGGAGGTAACTATCGCGCATTGAGCCCATTCACAAACGAAAAGACACCTTCTTTTTACGTTTCGCCCTCCAAAGAGATCTATAAATGCTTCTCCTCAGGAAAAGGAGGTGATGCCATATCCTTTGTCATGGAAGTGGAGGGTATCAGCTATATAGAGGCCCTAAAATACTTGGCGGGGAAGTACGGCATTGAAATTCAGGAAGAGGCACTTACCGATGAACAAATTGAAGCTCAGAATGAGAGAGAAAGCCTCTTTATCGTGCTCAACTTTGCCAGTGAGTATTTTCAAGACCTCCTTCATAAGAGTGACGAAGGGAAATCGATCGGTCTGAGCTATTTTAAAGAGCGAGGCTTCACCGAAGCGATAATTAAGAAATTTGACCTAGGCTATTCACTGGATGTTTGGGATGGCTTGCTGAAAGCGGCTAAAGAACGAGGCCATACGGAAGCAATGCTTGAGAAAGCCGGGTTAATACTGACTTCAGAAAAAGAGCAAAAGAAATACGATCGCTTTAGAGGGAGAGTGATTTTCCCTATTCATAATGTCGCAGGAAAAGTCATTGCATTTGGAGCGAGAACACTCCGAAAGGATAAGAAAACGCCTAAATACCTTAACTCACCGGAAACGGAGGTTTACCACAAGAGTAATATCGTTTATGGTATTCACCAGGCCAGACAGGCGATCCGCAATGCCGATGAATGTTTCTTGGTAGAGGGCTATACGGATGTAATCTCCCTTCACCAGTCAGGTGTCGAAAATGTGGTTTCTTCCAGTGGGACTTCTTTAACCAAGGAACAGATCACCTTAATCAGTCGCTATACCAAAAAGATTACGGTGCTCTATGACGGTGATAGTGCTGGGATTAAGGCATCCTTCCGAGGGATCGATATGATCTTAGAGAATGACCTCGATGTTAAAGCAGTAGTTTTCCCGGAAGGCGAAGATCCCGATAGTTTTTCCAGAAGCATGAGTTCTGAGGCGTTTCGCCAGTATCTGGAAGACAATGCTCAGGATTTCATCACCTTCAAAACGAACGTCCTTACGGATGGGGGAAAGCAAATTGATCCTGTTAAAAAAGTAGAAGTCATCCGTGACGTAATTGAGAGCATTTCTCTCATTCCCGATGGTATTAAGCGATCGGTATACATCCGAAGTTGTGCCGATCAACTCGAGATCGAAGAACAGGTCCTCATCAGCGAGTTGAATAAGATTCTTATTCAAAAGCAAAGAAAGGAAAGACAAAGCCGTGACAGAGCAGAAGCTCAGGCTGTAGATCTACTGCCAGAACCGGAAGTAGCCAGTCCAAAACAGGCAATAAAGCTTACCTCATATCACGTAGAAAGGGAGTGCCTTAGGTTACTCGTTAACTATGGTAATGAGCCTTACGATGAAGAAATGAGCGTGGCAGAGTTTGTCTTACACGAGACGGAATCTGTGAATTTTGAGGATAAGATGATTGAGAAGACCTTCATCCATGCAGCCAACCTGGTGAGTGAAGGAAAGAAAATAGAACCTGACCAGTTTATTGGGCCACAAGATCCGGCTATGAGTCAATTGGTTATCGATTTGCTAGAGATGAAGTACTTTGTCAGTGAAGGCTGGCAGGAAAAGCACCGCATCACGATAATCCACGAATCTGAGGACCTGGCGGAAGCCTCCTATAAAATTGTACTTCGCCTAAAGTGGAAAAAGTTGAATTCGCTAATTCAACAGAATGATGATGCACTCAAAAAGGCTCAGGATACCGAGAACATTGCCGAACAGGACGAGTTACTCAAGATGAAGATGCATTTGAAAGCCATGTTCGATGAGGTAAGTACCGAACTCGGTGTGGTAATATCAAGGTAG